The following coding sequences lie in one Mucilaginibacter sp. KACC 22773 genomic window:
- a CDS encoding helix-turn-helix domain-containing protein gives MSHHTLVLQVSGQFTLETSGQKISMKRGEMLLIGKNQLGQITKTPLPDEDYETIVISLQEDLLRKIALDEHIDIQHKYTGPPNILIPANDFLQGYFQSVIPYVRNPAEKLTTDLGILKVNEGVKLLLHIMPELRNFLFDFSEPYKIDLEKFMLRNFHFNLPVEKFAQLTGRSLAGFKRDFQKTFGMAPRHWLQEKRLTEARHLIETKNKRPSAIYLDLGFESLSHFSHSFKKKFGKAPTG, from the coding sequence ATGTCGCATCATACCCTGGTATTGCAGGTTTCCGGCCAGTTTACTTTAGAAACCTCGGGCCAAAAAATTTCGATGAAGAGGGGCGAGATGTTGCTGATAGGCAAAAATCAACTGGGCCAGATCACCAAAACGCCTCTACCTGATGAGGATTACGAAACCATCGTGATTTCGTTGCAGGAAGACTTGCTCAGGAAAATAGCGCTGGACGAGCATATAGATATACAGCATAAATACACTGGCCCTCCCAATATTCTTATTCCCGCAAACGATTTTCTGCAAGGTTATTTTCAGTCTGTAATACCTTATGTACGTAATCCGGCAGAAAAACTGACGACTGACCTGGGTATTTTAAAAGTAAATGAGGGTGTAAAGCTGCTGCTGCATATTATGCCCGAACTCAGGAACTTTCTGTTCGACTTCTCCGAACCGTATAAGATTGACCTGGAAAAATTCATGCTTCGCAATTTTCATTTCAATCTCCCCGTTGAAAAATTTGCGCAACTCACGGGGCGAAGCCTTGCCGGATTTAAGCGCGACTTCCAAAAAACATTCGGCATGGCGCCCAGGCACTGGCTGCAAGAAAAAAGGCTGACGGAAGCCCGCCATCTTATAGAAACCAAAAACAAAAGACCATCCGCCATTTACCTCGACCTGGGTTTTGAAAGCCTCTCTCACTTCTCGCATTCTTTCAAGAAAAAGTTTGGCAAGGCGCCTACGGGGTAG
- a CDS encoding aldo/keto reductase yields MKNITKINLGNNGPLVSKLGLGCMRMSSVWGGPVNDESESIATIQAALDNGINFLNTGDFYGSGHNELLVGKAIKGRRDDAFISVKFGAIFYNGQWIGLDLRPAAIKNFINYSLVRLGIDTIDLYQPCRLDNSVPIEDVIGTVADMIKEGKVRYLGVSEITADQLRKAHSVHPVTALEIGYSLADRQIETDLLPTAKELGIGVVAFANTAEGLLTGDMKAPLAANDYHSHFSRFQGDNLVKNLEKVEVLKTMAREKGATPTQLAIAWVNAQGDDIMPLVSMSRRTRLPENIQAMEIEFTPGEMNTLNTQFAPGAILGGTYLQR; encoded by the coding sequence ATGAAAAACATAACAAAAATAAACCTTGGCAACAATGGGCCATTGGTTTCTAAACTCGGATTAGGCTGCATGCGCATGTCGTCGGTTTGGGGCGGACCGGTGAATGACGAAAGTGAGAGTATTGCAACCATTCAGGCGGCATTAGATAACGGGATTAATTTCCTGAATACAGGCGATTTTTATGGAAGTGGCCATAACGAGCTGCTGGTAGGCAAAGCCATCAAAGGCCGAAGGGACGACGCATTCATCAGCGTTAAATTTGGCGCTATTTTCTATAACGGCCAATGGATAGGGTTGGATTTGCGTCCCGCAGCCATCAAAAACTTCATCAACTATTCGCTGGTGCGTTTGGGGATAGATACCATTGACCTGTATCAGCCCTGCAGGCTTGATAACAGCGTTCCGATAGAGGATGTGATTGGCACTGTTGCCGATATGATTAAAGAAGGAAAGGTACGTTACCTTGGCGTTTCTGAAATAACTGCCGATCAGCTGCGTAAGGCCCATAGCGTACACCCTGTAACGGCGCTGGAAATAGGTTATTCATTAGCAGACCGCCAGATAGAAACCGACTTGCTACCTACAGCGAAAGAACTGGGTATTGGCGTAGTGGCCTTTGCCAACACCGCCGAAGGCCTGCTTACCGGTGACATGAAGGCACCGCTGGCGGCCAATGATTATCACAGCCACTTCTCGCGTTTCCAGGGCGATAATCTGGTAAAAAACCTGGAGAAGGTAGAGGTATTGAAAACAATGGCCAGGGAAAAAGGGGCCACTCCTACCCAACTGGCGATAGCCTGGGTGAATGCGCAGGGTGATGACATTATGCCATTGGTAAGCATGAGCCGCAGGACCCGCCTGCCGGAGAATATCCAGGCTATGGAGATTGAATTTACCCCCGGCGAGATGAATACACTTAACACGCAATTTGCTCCTGGTGCTATACTTGGAGGCACGTATCTGCAGCGATAA
- a CDS encoding DUF1801 domain-containing protein, with translation MNVQEEIKTYIAGQPEPKRVEMQELHEFILRVLPGCKIWFLDGKDSENKTVSNPNIGYGSYTIKYADGKTRELYQIGLSANTTGISVYILGIKDKTYLAQTFGKTLGKASVTGYCIKFKTVKNINLDVLAAAIQYGVAATSES, from the coding sequence ATGAACGTACAAGAAGAAATCAAAACGTACATCGCCGGCCAGCCCGAACCCAAACGTGTTGAAATGCAGGAGTTGCATGAGTTTATACTACGAGTATTACCAGGATGCAAAATATGGTTTCTTGATGGTAAAGACAGTGAAAATAAAACGGTTTCAAATCCTAATATAGGATACGGATCTTACACTATTAAATATGCCGATGGCAAAACCAGGGAGCTTTATCAGATTGGGTTGAGCGCAAACACAACCGGAATATCTGTTTACATCCTCGGCATTAAGGATAAAACATACTTAGCACAAACGTTTGGAAAAACATTGGGCAAGGCCAGCGTAACCGGTTATTGTATTAAGTTTAAAACAGTAAAAAATATAAACCTTGATGTACTTGCAGCTGCAATTCAATATGGCGTTGCAGCTACAAGTGAAAGTTAA
- a CDS encoding nuclear transport factor 2 family protein, translated as MKTIKLILLILLITIQQSHAQRTTANKKEISTLINTYIKSVIEKDSTAFYNLFNDGPVTWCAALKDESQAKEIERKGAKKAGSNYFSGSYKGFFRSLFSYKTTEDKFDNIQIIEDGTVASVTLDYSFWADNKMTNWGNKYLGLIKRDGKWKITSVIYSLELIEYFKQPALKKRQQLTVPGAAQ; from the coding sequence ATGAAAACCATAAAACTCATCTTGTTAATACTATTAATAACCATACAGCAATCACACGCTCAACGCACCACAGCCAATAAAAAAGAAATAAGTACCCTTATAAACACCTACATAAAAAGCGTAATTGAAAAGGATTCCACAGCATTTTACAATTTGTTCAACGATGGCCCTGTTACCTGGTGTGCCGCCCTTAAAGACGAATCGCAAGCCAAAGAAATAGAACGGAAAGGAGCAAAAAAGGCAGGCAGTAATTATTTTTCGGGAAGCTACAAGGGCTTTTTCAGATCATTGTTCAGCTATAAAACAACCGAAGACAAGTTTGATAATATTCAAATTATTGAAGATGGAACAGTTGCATCCGTAACTTTGGATTATAGTTTTTGGGCCGATAATAAAATGACCAACTGGGGCAACAAATACCTGGGCCTGATAAAAAGAGATGGAAAATGGAAGATCACCAGTGTTATTTACTCCCTGGAACTCATCGAATACTTTAAACAGCCAGCACTAAAAAAACGGCAACAACTTACTGTACCGGGTGCCGCGCAATAA
- a CDS encoding tautomerase family protein, translating into MPIINLKVSGPEDPALAQQLATEISRITKDVLNKKPEVTAVVVSFVPNYLWFINSLSLAELQAKSFHLDIKITDSSNLKIEKANYIDAIHIALTTLLGNIHPASYTAIQEMKADAYGYNGTTMEYNYITNQTKPNTVSPGV; encoded by the coding sequence ATGCCAATAATCAATTTAAAAGTAAGCGGCCCCGAAGATCCTGCTTTAGCCCAACAGCTTGCAACTGAGATCAGCAGAATCACAAAAGATGTTTTAAATAAAAAGCCTGAGGTTACGGCAGTCGTCGTATCGTTTGTTCCGAATTATCTCTGGTTTATCAATTCCTTGTCCCTGGCCGAATTACAGGCAAAAAGCTTTCATCTCGACATCAAAATTACCGACTCATCCAACCTTAAAATTGAGAAGGCCAATTATATTGATGCTATACATATTGCCTTAACTACGCTTCTTGGCAATATCCACCCGGCAAGTTACACCGCCATCCAGGAAATGAAAGCAGATGCATACGGCTACAACGGCACAACTATGGAGTATAACTACATCACTAATCAAACAAAACCTAACACAGTTAGCCCAGGCGTTTAA
- a CDS encoding Crp/Fnr family transcriptional regulator, whose product MEQLVVLFTQKLGMDIHHWETFCWLLKTKDLKKKEHLISEGSVCNFIGFVSSGTLRSYVRNDEEEFNNDFYFDNDFVSAYTSFLTQTATNCNIEALTDCTIHYISYQKLNNLIAQDSAFLKLGKYISDTYFIRKCKRETSFLKYSASQRLENLNSLYPGIEQRVSQYHIASYLGVKPESLSRIKLLTYINK is encoded by the coding sequence ATGGAACAATTAGTAGTTTTATTTACCCAAAAGTTAGGAATGGATATTCATCATTGGGAAACATTTTGTTGGCTGCTGAAAACAAAAGACTTAAAGAAAAAGGAGCATTTGATCAGCGAAGGTTCGGTATGTAATTTTATTGGTTTTGTATCGTCCGGAACGCTCAGATCGTATGTAAGGAACGATGAAGAGGAATTTAACAATGATTTTTATTTTGATAATGATTTTGTAAGTGCTTATACCAGCTTTTTAACCCAAACAGCCACCAATTGCAATATAGAAGCCCTAACCGACTGCACCATCCATTATATCAGTTACCAAAAGCTAAATAACCTTATTGCCCAGGATAGCGCTTTTCTTAAACTCGGCAAATATATTTCTGATACATACTTTATCAGGAAATGTAAGCGGGAAACATCGTTTTTAAAGTATTCGGCATCACAGCGACTGGAAAATCTGAACTCACTTTATCCGGGGATAGAACAGCGGGTTTCGCAATACCATATCGCGTCTTATTTAGGTGTTAAACCCGAATCACTCAGCCGCATCAAACTCTTAACATATATCAATAAATAA
- a CDS encoding winged helix-turn-helix transcriptional regulator has translation MLTAEINKKYIDPVCDCPITAAIGIVGGKWKPVIIWILITGPKRFGELHKTIPGIALKVLSRHLKELEADGIITRKVYAQVPPKVEYTLTEKGQSLNDVMQLLADWGRKNIVVAE, from the coding sequence ATGTTAACAGCAGAAATAAATAAAAAATATATCGACCCGGTTTGCGATTGCCCCATAACGGCGGCTATTGGCATTGTAGGTGGCAAGTGGAAACCCGTTATTATCTGGATTTTGATAACCGGCCCCAAGCGGTTTGGCGAGCTACATAAAACAATACCAGGAATAGCGTTGAAAGTTTTATCGAGGCATTTAAAAGAACTGGAAGCCGATGGTATTATAACCCGTAAAGTATATGCCCAGGTACCACCGAAGGTAGAATACACGCTTACCGAAAAAGGACAGTCGCTAAACGATGTTATGCAGTTGCTGGCCGATTGGGGCCGCAAAAACATTGTGGTAGCGGAATAA
- a CDS encoding short chain dehydrogenase, whose translation MKIIIVGATGTIGKHITEALQKDNEVIKAGSKSGDLQVDISSPESIENFYKQAGKFDALVCASGDGHFGPLGSMKDADFRIGVNSKLMGQVNLVLIGQHYINPKGSFTLTSGSLAEDPIVLGANLSAMNGAINGFVRGAAVELENNVRINVVAPDVVEESPAYFPYFHGHIPVSMHRVTQAYLKSVLGSQTGQVYKVL comes from the coding sequence ATGAAAATAATTATTGTAGGTGCCACAGGCACAATTGGAAAACACATTACCGAAGCATTGCAAAAGGACAATGAAGTGATAAAGGCCGGATCAAAAAGCGGCGACTTGCAGGTGGATATCTCTTCGCCCGAATCGATAGAAAACTTTTACAAACAGGCAGGCAAGTTTGATGCCCTGGTTTGCGCAAGCGGAGATGGCCATTTTGGGCCCCTGGGCAGTATGAAGGATGCTGATTTCAGGATTGGAGTTAACAGCAAACTGATGGGGCAGGTTAACCTGGTATTGATAGGCCAGCACTACATCAACCCAAAAGGGTCGTTTACTTTAACTTCGGGCTCGTTGGCCGAGGATCCGATTGTGTTAGGGGCTAATTTAAGCGCGATGAACGGCGCTATCAACGGTTTTGTGCGCGGAGCAGCGGTTGAGCTTGAAAACAACGTACGCATAAATGTTGTGGCACCTGATGTGGTAGAAGAATCGCCGGCCTATTTCCCATATTTTCATGGGCATATCCCGGTGAGCATGCACCGGGTAACGCAGGCGTACCTAAAAAGCGTACTGGGCAGCCAAACGGGGCAAGTTTATAAAGTATTGTAA
- a CDS encoding alpha/beta hydrolase codes for MLFKTRILYPAIVLWLCSLASFAQQINYPPADKVAADFKKLLERPRVSLNPAFEVTKSDSVIIEHGFIYSEKNERVPMLIYKPVTGTGPYPAVIFLHGTGGRKEDNKKILYQLAKRGIMGVAVDARFHGERIAGGAHGSTEYVAAATAAWENKDKARQTHPFLFDTAFDLWRVTDYLASRPDVDANRIGMGGISMGGIETWLAASADTRIKVIVLDISVQSFKWSLDNDKWQARAGTIQGAHLQAAKDLGDSVLNKRNVKAVWDKLLPNITGEFDCPSMLRLMAPRALLIVGTENDPNCPLPGANIAYASAMQSYASKKATDKINRDVTPKLFHTSTPEHFKMTLDWFSKWL; via the coding sequence ATGTTGTTTAAAACCAGGATACTTTACCCAGCCATTGTGTTGTGGTTGTGCTCACTTGCTTCATTCGCCCAGCAAATAAATTATCCGCCTGCTGATAAGGTTGCAGCCGATTTTAAAAAGCTGCTTGAAAGGCCGCGTGTTTCGTTAAATCCCGCTTTTGAAGTAACCAAATCAGATTCGGTTATCATTGAGCATGGTTTTATTTACAGCGAAAAAAATGAAAGGGTACCCATGCTTATTTACAAGCCGGTTACCGGAACCGGACCGTACCCGGCGGTTATTTTTTTACATGGCACCGGCGGCCGCAAAGAGGATAACAAGAAAATATTGTACCAGTTGGCCAAACGCGGCATCATGGGCGTGGCCGTTGACGCCCGCTTTCATGGCGAACGTATTGCCGGCGGCGCACATGGCTCAACAGAGTATGTGGCAGCCGCTACCGCGGCCTGGGAAAATAAGGACAAAGCCCGCCAAACTCACCCATTTTTGTTTGATACCGCTTTTGACCTTTGGCGGGTAACCGATTACCTGGCGAGCCGGCCAGATGTTGATGCAAACCGTATTGGCATGGGCGGTATATCTATGGGCGGCATCGAAACGTGGCTTGCTGCATCGGCTGATACGCGGATAAAAGTAATTGTGCTGGATATTTCGGTACAAAGCTTCAAATGGTCGTTAGATAATGATAAATGGCAGGCGCGGGCCGGTACTATCCAGGGCGCTCACTTGCAAGCTGCTAAAGATCTTGGTGACTCCGTTTTAAATAAACGGAACGTAAAGGCGGTATGGGATAAATTGCTGCCCAATATTACCGGCGAATTTGACTGCCCCTCCATGCTTCGGCTAATGGCGCCGCGAGCGCTGCTGATTGTGGGTACCGAAAATGACCCGAATTGCCCATTACCCGGTGCAAACATCGCCTATGCATCGGCCATGCAGTCCTATGCCTCCAAAAAAGCTACTGATAAAATTAATCGCGATGTAACGCCGAAGCTTTTTCATACATCTACGCCGGAACATTTTAAAATGACGCTGGATTGGTTTAGTAAATGGTTGTAG